TCTCATTGCTCGAAGAATCATTGCTACCCGGTTTTTGACCACTCACATCACTTAACCGCCTTGACATTGCAGCCTGCGAAATTGCATCAACATTAGTTAGGGCTAAACCTAACAAGTAGCAGTAAGTTAGTTGTagcattgtttttaaaataggaaACCCAATTGCAATTTCCCACTTAATCCTTAATCAGAAGCAATTGCGCTGTAAATTACTTTCTACTCATGGTTCATCTCGATTTCATTTACCTGAGTACGCAAAATTGCTTGTGCATCAACCTTACTCTTAGAACCACCAGCTTCAACAGGCGTGGCCGGCAGTTGCTCATCCCAATTCTTCCTGGCACTCTTGGACCCAACCAGCGCATCGGAGACCTTCGAGATTCCGGCGACAATGGTGGCCATCTTCTTCTTCACGGAGGAGTCCGCCACCAGCGGCGAAACCTTAAGTCCCCCAGACAACCTCCTCCCGGGAGAAAGTGATGTCCGCCGCGGACTCGACGACGGCTGCTTCCTCCCGGTCGGAGAAGGCTGCCGGTACCTCGACGGCACGATAATCGCCGGCTCCCTCGACACCTTCCGGTTTTCCTCGCGCGCCGAAACGAGGCTCGGAACCACACACTTGGACGGCACCGGAGACGCGGACCTCTTCCCCTTCCCCGCCGGTGATGGATCCCTCTCCGCCGTGGTGGAAACAATCTTATTCCTTCCCGCCGACTGCGATCTCTTGGCGGTGGCCGGGGATGAGAATCTCTGCGGCGGTAAGTTGTTGTCGCGAGGCGCGAGAGGGTCTCTGGAGATTCGTTCTTTGCTGCTGTCTTTGTGATGTTGTTTATGCTCTTCATGGTTATGGtttgggttagggttagggttagggattggggatttgttgttgttgttgagggagAGGAGGGAGAGGGGGTCTAGTTCGGAGTCTGAGAGGGGTTGGATGAGGAAGTGGCGGGTGGAGGGGGAGATGCGAGCAATGAGGGGCTCCGGGGTGCCGAGGAAGGGGTGGCGGCCAGCGAGAGGGCGGAGGTTGGAGACGGAGGGGAGAGGGGAGTCGAAGTGGAAGCGGTCGACGTGGACGAACTGGCCGAGCTGGAGGCGGTTGGAGAGGATGAGGTCGGTGTCGGGGTGGGAGAGGAGGACGTAGGTGGAGTTGACGGAGTCGGAGAGGTTTAAATAGAAGCCCTGGTTGGACCAGAGGTCGGAGCCGGCGAGGGCGGGGACGATGCCGATGACCTGGAGGAGCGGGGAGCGGTGGTCGCCGGTGACGCGGGTGTTGGTGTTCATGGCCTGCAGCATTTTCAGCAGAATGCCTGGGGTGAGGGAAGCCATTGTTGCTATTGCTCTGAGAGAGATCAGAGTATGTAAAGGTTAAAAGAGGCAGAACGGTTACTACAGCTGCTCCAATTCAAATATTTCTACCGTTACTCTTCTCTCTCAACTATTTCAtgccatttattttttaattaagctgCCCCACGCCTACGTTACCGTTGCACACAACCTGTTCACATCTCGTGCTATCTTTTCCCTTGTTCAAACTTGTATAAtgcatttttcaattaaattgattttataaaacccattttgaatttatgttttatatttttattataaaaataagtcaATAGTAAAaggtaatgtaatttttttttactaatattagTATAAAGTATTCATTGCTGGAGTTGTgattatttttcatcaaaaattataaacacacaatctggatatttttcttttattgtaatttattatatactCAATGTTAAGATTTCAATCCTAAATCAATTGTTTGAAAGACATAATCTACTACACTTGTATCAACTAGtattttcaatacaaaagttatccaaaattattttaactcagaatcaattttaaacttgaaattaattctccaatataaaatcaaacttgCACTTACTCTTACTTCACTCTTCATACAAGTTTCAACCTATAACAATTTTTGAATTTCTTAGATTGAGAttcttttttctaatgtttATTAATTGTTCGCTTGTTCTTATTCAACTTTAACCACTCTAAGTTGTAACTAGAGTGGAGTTGAATGATATTGGGCATTTGTAGATGTAGTTAAAGAAATGAGTTATTGTGACGTAcaaagattttaatattttaattaattttttatgaattaacaATTAGTTATAATGGAACAAACATGCCTAGAGGGGAGGGTCATGGCTGTACTTAAACGCACAAAGTGTTGACGTGCTCGTTTGGTGGTTAATTAACATTACTCTATTGTATATCATCAAAGGAATCATAAGGAAAGAAGCCCGCATAGGTGCTTCTTGTATACAAGGCTTATACCTATCAAAGAGACTAGAATAATTTTGATAACCAAGTGTTTGGCTAGTTTTTGGACAACTAAATGCAAAACATTAATTCACATACTTCATGAGTAGAGGCTTACGATCCTTTATGACTGACATCCCAATGATCAGTGTCTTATTTAAGTGGTCAGGTTGTGGATCTTTAAGCTGATTGAGTTGGTGGGGCTACTTGGCTTTTGTGATCTAGTTAACATGGTTGGTAGGATGGGTTATACCTAGGGTAAGGTTGCTTGGGTGTAAGTCCTTTATATAATAGTAGTCCCTCAAGTTAGTTGCTTGAGAGATAAGTAACTAATTTAAGGGAAATATGTTGATTCAGATGGTGTTGCTTTAATTTCTTCACCTTTTGGGTTTCCTAcaagtttttttattggatCCATTTATGTTTGACTCAAATGTGTGAAAGGGAGTCACATGTTGATCATTTGGCGTGTGTGTGATTGATCGTTTTCAATTTTTCCCCACTAATAAAGGTAGGGGTCGTCGTTTTCATGTTTCTTCTTTTACTTCTCTTGcacttcatttcttttttccttgccTTTTGTGTTGCATTAAGTTGTGGGGTTCAACTTTCTATTTCTAGTTTTTTCACCAACAATCATTTTCTCACTTTGTTCTACTTATTTCTTCAGTGTCATTGTAGTTAGGTTTTGAAGGGGTTGTCTACTAGATAATGAtgtttcctctctttttttcactCAATCCAAAGGATTTGTTGTTGTCCACAATGATCCTCCTTTCCGTTTTGGTGAGACCTTTGTTTGCAGAGGCAATCTTGGCTTCAGAGGGTGTCAAAATTTACCCCTTTCAATCCTTCAATTGTTCAAGTTGGGATGGGGACAAATGAGGTACCCATGAGGTAAATGCAACTTAGGTGCCATGGACCTCCTCTAGAGGGGAGAGGGgttggttttttgttttgttttgctgtAAGTGAGGCTAATGAAGTCACCCCTTAATCATTCTTAAACTAAGAagatataataaacaaaaaaaaacaaaaaaaaatgcaagataCAAATGGATGAACGCAAGAGTGAGTCAAACAGTAGAAACATTTAAGAGCAAGAAATTATCTGCACGGAAAAGACACACAAATGATGTGATAATGAATGCTGTATATAGTATGCTCATAGGACTACTTAACTTGATATTTAGTCCACCAGGGTACATGTAACTAGTGACATTTTCATAAACCCAAGAATCTGCAACCTGAGGATTCCTACTCATCTCCTCCAACATGTTATTGGGTATTGCTAGCATCACTTCAATATCTGTCCCCATCAGTGCTGCCATAATCCACTCTTCAGCATCAAACAGCTTCAGTTTATCAAAACCGTTTTCTTGAAGCATCTTGACCACCTTATTTGGTGGaagcttgtgagttgccatggTTCCCCAGTTGACTCCAACACCTGAGCCACATGAGGCCATAGTGAAGAACACAAGAAGGAATGCCACTAGGTACCTAACACGAAGTGCCTTTTCTTGTGCCATTTTATGGCTTTTTTTCTATATTCTGGTCTTGGCCtagcaaagattcaagaataatgaCAGAAGAGAAGCCAAACAAatgggagaaaaagaaagagaaaggggaAGGTATGGTTCTTGGCACAGGAATTTATAGAACATGAGAGGTTTCTTTCTTAGTGCTGCGTGTGTTTCAGTGCCTTCACAGAGAAGGTAAAACAAGGACTGAAATTTTGGAGTTCAAtacaatatatcataaaaaagcAGGAAATGGAACAAAGATTCGTTCCTTAATTCAGTTATAATGCCAGTATGTGTTGCATTAGTGTTAAGCTCTTGGGTCATCATTGTAATCACAATAATAGTAAAAGACTAAAAGGAGTT
This genomic interval from Glycine max cultivar Williams 82 chromosome 5, Glycine_max_v4.0, whole genome shotgun sequence contains the following:
- the LOC100813278 gene encoding uncharacterized protein isoform X1, which gives rise to MAQEKALRVRYLVAFLLVFFTMASCGSGVGVNWGTMATHKLPPNKVVKMLQENGFDKLKLFDAEEWIMAALMGTDIEVMLAIPNNMLEEMSRNPQVADSWVYENVTSYMYPGGLNIKAIATMASLTPGILLKMLQAMNTNTRVTGDHRSPLLQVIGIVPALAGSDLWSNQGFYLNLSDSVNSTYVLLSHPDTDLILSNRLQLGQFVHVDRFHFDSPLPSVSNLRPLAGRHPFLGTPEPLIARISPSTRHFLIQPLSDSELDPLSLLSLNNNNKSPIPNPNPNPNHNHEEHKQHHKDSSKERISRDPLAPRDNNLPPQRFSSPATAKRSQSAGRNKIVSTTAERDPSPAGKGKRSASPVPSKCVVPSLVSAREENRKVSREPAIIVPSRYRQPSPTGRKQPSSSPRRTSLSPGRRLSGGLKVSPLVADSSVKKKMATIVAGISKVSDALVGSKSARKNWDEQLPATPVEAGGSKSKVDAQAILRTQAAMSRRLSDVSGQKPGSNDSSSNEKTKAVSPQSCVLEDKSNFAAMGITIHEKKWTDGSVPLDAVSGNLARLGKEAMQRKILASTAAAEALEEANATECIIRNLSMFSDLCSVCQARNPLPTIDRFFTIYDDVLKSTAMVESVASRHNSETPDEGIPTKHSKSLSFWVEAALATDLQIVSLLTGTTVDPPSTLQKSLSKRQSLGAAKNLKVRSSPQSSLSTGVWTGGSGMKETVELGANLLSEMQMWFLRFVEESLDAGFKVFGECTADGKKALPLDGGSIAVVLSHLKRVNAWLDRVVSKGDDSLTEKIEKLKRKIYGFVIQHVGTTFDSSASSASS
- the LOC100813278 gene encoding uncharacterized protein isoform X2 yields the protein MAQEKALRVRYLVAFLLVFFTMASCGSGVGVNWGTMATHKLPPNKVVKMLQENGFDKLKLFDAEEWIMAALMGTDIEVMLAIPNNMLEEMSRNPQVADSWVYENVTSYMYPGGLNIKAMNTNTRVTGDHRSPLLQVIGIVPALAGSDLWSNQGFYLNLSDSVNSTYVLLSHPDTDLILSNRLQLGQFVHVDRFHFDSPLPSVSNLRPLAGRHPFLGTPEPLIARISPSTRHFLIQPLSDSELDPLSLLSLNNNNKSPIPNPNPNPNHNHEEHKQHHKDSSKERISRDPLAPRDNNLPPQRFSSPATAKRSQSAGRNKIVSTTAERDPSPAGKGKRSASPVPSKCVVPSLVSAREENRKVSREPAIIVPSRYRQPSPTGRKQPSSSPRRTSLSPGRRLSGGLKVSPLVADSSVKKKMATIVAGISKVSDALVGSKSARKNWDEQLPATPVEAGGSKSKVDAQAILRTQAAMSRRLSDVSGQKPGSNDSSSNEKTKAVSPQSCVLEDKSNFAAMGITIHEKKWTDGSVPLDAVSGNLARLGKEAMQRKILASTAAAEALEEANATECIIRNLSMFSDLCSVCQARNPLPTIDRFFTIYDDVLKSTAMVESVASRHNSETPDEGIPTKHSKSLSFWVEAALATDLQIVSLLTGTTVDPPSTLQKSLSKRQSLGAAKNLKVRSSPQSSLSTGVWTGGSGMKETVELGANLLSEMQMWFLRFVEESLDAGFKVFGECTADGKKALPLDGGSIAVVLSHLKRVNAWLDRVVSKGDDSLTEKIEKLKRKIYGFVIQHVGTTFDSSASSASS